Proteins from one Halictus rubicundus isolate RS-2024b unplaced genomic scaffold, iyHalRubi1_principal scaffold1231, whole genome shotgun sequence genomic window:
- the LOC143365016 gene encoding uncharacterized protein LOC143365016: MTTAIVHAFDCNNRPLECRTLLDTCSNANFITEAFAKKLNIISQERSVNIEVLNELKTVTNKTLRIKVKSRINGFNRTLNFFIIPHISSQLPDRQINKSQLHIPSNIQLADPHFHRPSHVDMLIGTGTTLACLSIGQIEIGSKQQSDLILQKTQFGWIIGGSAPVSSIRETHKTLLTNVEFDMKKFWEVEEGPHNSYFSPSENECESHFKRTVRRLKSGRYIVALPFNEKKQLIGESRTHALNRFLSLERKLTRDSQLRTEYNRIMDEYIDLGHMTQVKNDQDTHGYYLPHHAVIKPTSSTTKCRVVFDGSAKSTTGISLNDSLHTGPTIQDDIFTLLNRFRMHTYVISGDIEKMYRQFLVRPEDRQFQRIIWRNNKNEITTFELNTITFGLTSAPYLAIRCLQQLASEEFIHFPRACEVISKDIYVDDLLTGTDNYDETLRLRNDIILVLKRGGLNIRQWVSNDPNLLSGLSEEDIHPKFFGDTTVKTLGIAWDPKDDSINYQVHVTPRHTYTKRTILSTIAKIFDPLGLLGPVTVVAKILMQRLWQLKVDWDESLPMSLQTEWSNYQEELSLLEGLKFERHVSQPSVKRLELHGFCDASERAYGACIYIRSLDVSGNIRVRLLCAKSRVAPLKTISLARLELCGAVLLSSLYDSITRCLNHKIHETILWTDSTIVLHWLHKPPNILKTFVANRVVEIQTKTNILAWRHIRSSDNPADLLSRGTTPRILINSKIWCNGPDWLATDESLWPASCFEPPPETPEMRNIQCFTVTSAQPFDLLLRYSCIDRLRRIISYCLRFRPTNRKTGSISIQELERANEIIIKSTQTNAFSEEIAALKSKAGLNPKSKLLSLNPFIDEQGILRVGGRLQYSDLEYNTKHPILLPKSHHITDLIIRDIHIRNCYSGLTSTLYNVRQKYWPIDGKNTTRKIIRNCIKCFRFSPPTTNYLMGNLPTTRITESRPFSNVGTDFCGPFYIKERRHRNRTRVKVYVAVFICFSTKAVHLEVVGDLTTDAFLAALKRFIARRGICSNIYSDNGTNFVGANNELNELHRVLREDERVNRFVSDKKISWHFMPALSPHFGGLWEAAVKSFKHHLRRVVGDQLFTYEQFATFVTEIEGILNSRPLTPLSSDPNDPAALTPAHFLIGTAITSVPEADFTASPSNRLSNWQHIQKVKQDFWARWSKEYIHQLQTRTKWMKGSHDIQEGTVVILKDDHLPPLQWNLGRILEIHPGADNIIRAVTVKTSNGVYKRNVKQLAPLPIASDTN, encoded by the coding sequence ATGACCACCGCAATTGTACACGCTTTCGACTGTAACAATCGGCCTCTCGAGTGTCGTACGTTACTCGACACGTGTTCAAATGCGAATTTCATTACAGAGGCTTTtgccaaaaaattaaatataatcagTCAGGAACGAAGTGTGAACATCGAGGTGTTGAATGAGCTAAAAACGGTAACGAACAAAACGCTACGAATAAAGGTCAAATCGCGCATTAACGGATTCAATCGCActctcaattttttcattattccACATATTTCCAGTCAGTTACCCGATCGTCAAATTAATAAATCGCAATTGCACATCCCATCAAATATACAACTTGCTGATCCTCATTTTCATCGGCCGTCACATGTAGACATGTTAATCGGTACCGGAACAACTTTGGCGTGTCTTAGCATAGGTCAGATCGAGATTGGTTCTAAACAACAGTCCGATCTGATACTGCAAAAGACACAATTCGGATGGATCATCGGGGGGAGTGCACCGGTTTCATCAATTCGCGAAACACACAAAACCTTATTAACAAATGTGGAATttgatatgaaaaaattttgggaggttgaagagggaccgcataactcATATTTTTCACCTTCAGAAAATGAATGCGAGTCCCATTTCAAACGGACAGTCAGACGATTGAAATCTGGACGATATATAGTAGCGCTTCCGTTCAATGAGAAGAAGCAGCTAATCGGCGAATCCCGTACGCATGCTCTAAATCGCTTTTTGTCTTTGGAACGTAAACTTACTCGCGACTCGCAACTCAGGACCGAGTATAATCGAATCATGGACGAATATATTGATTTAGGTCACATGACACAGGTAAAAAATGACCAAGACACACACGGGTATTATTTGCCTCATCACGCCGTCATCAAACCCACCAGCTCGACCACAAAATGTCGAGTTGTATTCGATGGTTCGGCTAAATCCACAACCGGGATTTCTTTAAATGACTCGCTACATACAGGACCGACCATACAGGACGACATTTTTACTTTATTGAATCGCTTTCGGATGCACACCTATGTTATATCAGGTGACATAgaaaaaatgtatcgccaattTCTCGTACGTCCTGAAGATCGTCAATTTCAAAGGATTATCTGGAGAAATaacaaaaacgaaattactacaTTCGAACTCAACACAATAACATTCGGTTTAACCTCTGCACCATATTTAGCCATCAGATGTTTACAACAATTGGCATCTGAGGAATTCATACATTTCCCAAGGGCTTGCGAGGTTATTTCCAAGGACATATACGTAGACGATCTTTTAACCGGCACAGATAACTATGACGAGACGCTACGACTACGTAACGACATTATTCTAGTATTAAAACGAGGAGGTTTAAACATTCGGCAGTGGGTATCAAACGACCCAAACCTCTTATCCGGACTTTCCGAAGAAGACATTCATCCAAAATTCTTCGGCGACACCACAGTAAAAACGTTAGGTATTGCATGGGATCCGAAGGACGATTCAATAAATTATCAAGTTCACGTTACGCCACGACATACATATACGAAACGGACGATTCTTTCAACGATCGCGAAGATTTTTGACCCGTTAGGTTTACTCGGTCCAGTCACAGTCGTTGCAAAGATATTAATGCAACGGTTATGGCAATTGAAGGTCGATTGGGACGAATCGTTGCCCATGAGCCTCCAGACTGAATGGTCAAATTATCAAGAAGAGCTCAGCCTCTTGGAAGGTTTAAAGTTTGAGCGACATGTCTCTCAACCCTCAGTCAAACGATTAGAGCTGCATGGCTTCTGCGATGCAAGCGAGCGGGCGTACGGGGCTTGCATATATATTCGGTCCCTTGACGTATCGGGGAATATAAGGGTACGActtctttgtgcaaaatcacgCGTTGCACCCTTAAAAACCATCAGTTTAGCTCGTCTGGAGCTTTGCGGGGCTGTCCTCCTTTCGTCACTATACGATTCAATCACGAGGTGTCTGAACCACAAAATTCACGAGACGATTTTGTGGACAGACTCTACCATAGTTCTACATTGGTTGCATAAACCGCCTAACATATTAAAaacctttgtggccaaccggGTTGTGGAAATTCAGACTAAAACAAACATACTCGCATGGCGACATATTCGGTCTTCAGACAATCCTGCGGATTTGTTATCACGCGGCACAACTCCCAGGATTTTGATAAATAGCAAAATCTGGTGCAACGGACCAGATTGGCTCGCTACTGACGAATCGCTATGGCCAGCATCTTGCTTTGAGCCTCCTCCAGAAACGCCTGAAATGCGTAATATACAATGCTTTACAGTCACCAGTGCGCAACCATTCGATTTGTTATTACGGTATTCATGCATAGACCGTCTACGCCGaattatttcatattgtttACGATTTCGTCCGACAAATCGCAAAACTGGATCCATTTCCATTCAAGAATTAGAACGCGCCAACGAAATCATAATTAAGTCAACTCAGACAAACGCGTTTTCCGAGGAGATCGCAGCTCTTAAATCAAAGGCCGGTTTGAATCCTAAGAGCAAACTATTATCTCTAAACCCGTTCATCGATGAACAAGGGATACTTCGCGTAGGTGGTCGACTGCAATATTCTGATCTAGAATACAACACAAAACATCCAATACTTTTGCCAAAGAGCCATCACATAACCGATTTGATAATCCGCGATATTCACATTCGAAATTGTTATTCTGGATTGACTTCTACCCTATACAACGTTCGACAAAAATACTGGCCAATCGATGGTAAGAACACTACCCGAAAAATCATCCGGAATTGTATCAAATGCTTTCGATTCAGCCCACCAACGACAAATTACCTAATGGGTAATTTACCCACCACGCGCATTACCGAATCCAGACCATTTTCAAACGTTGGAACAGACTTTTGCGGACCGTTTTATATCAAAGAACGTCGTCATCGAAATCGGACGCGCGTTAAGGTTTACGTTGCCGTATTTATCTGTTTTTCCACCAAGGCAGTCCATTTAGAAGTGGTGGGCGATCTAACTACGGACGCCTTTTTAGCAGCCTTGAAAAGATTCATCGCGAGGAGGGGCATTTGTAGTAACATTTATTCGGACAATGGCACTAATTTCGTAGGTGCCAACAACGAATTGAACGAACTTCACAGAGTTCTACGAGAGGATGAGAGGGTCAATCGATTTGTCTCTGACAAAAAGATTTCATGGCATTTTATGCCTGCCTTGTCTCCTCACTTCGGTGGACTCTGGGAAGCAGCTGTAAAGTCGTTCAAACATCATTTAAGGCGTGTTGTCGGTGATCAGCTTTTCACGTATGAGCAATTTGCCACGTTCGTAACCGAAATCGAGGGAATCCTAAATTCCCGACCATTGACTCCTCTTTCTTCCGATCCAAACGACCCCGCAGCATTGACTCCTGCCCATTTCCTTATTGGTACTGCGATAACGAGTGTGCCTGAAGCTGACTTCACCGCAAGTCCGAGCAATCGGCTGTCAAATTGGCAGCACATACAAAAGGTTAAGCAGGACTTCTGGGCCAGGTGGTCCAAGGAATACATCCACCAACTACAAACCCGGACCAAGTGGATGAAGGGATCCCACGACATCCAGGAAGGCACGGTTGTCATCCTGAAGGACGATCACCTGCCTCCACTCCAGTGGAATCTTGGAAGAATCTTGGAGATCCATCCCGGCGCCGACAACATCATACGTGCTGTCACAGTCAAAACCAGTAATGGTGTATATAAACGAAATGTGAAGCAGCTTGCCCCCCTTCCGATTGCTTCCGATACCAATTGA